The Xyrauchen texanus isolate HMW12.3.18 chromosome 4, RBS_HiC_50CHRs, whole genome shotgun sequence genome segment CCCCCTTTGGTCGCTAACCAGAGGTTGATGCACACCTTTTGATGGGCTGTCTGCCAGCTCTGGGATCCTTTTTCAGTGGCTCGCATGTATCCAAGTGGCCCTCTCAGCGACCTTCACCGCAGTTGCCGTGGTCAGTAATACTTGAAACGGCCCCTGCCACCTCAGAGATTTCCAATTCTTCCTCCTGTGATCCTTGACAACCACACAACCACCCAGTCTCCTGGCTTCAAATCGTGGAGCTTCCCTTCAGCCTTTTGTGGTAATGCCTCCTCCACCTGTCTATGATTATCACAAAGCACAGCAGAGAGGTTTGCACAATAATGCAAACATTTCATCATCACATTGGGCAACTGTCTGTGCCGGGGCTGATCCCCGTATTGAGTGGTCTACCGAACAGTATCTCACAAGGGCTGAGGCCGTTTCGTTTCCTCAGTCTTGCTTGCATGTGCATTAAAACCAGCGGCAGAGCCTGTACCCAATTCAGCCCCGTTTCAACACAGCATTTagtaagtttgtttttagtgtaCCATTTTCCCGCTCAACAGCACTCATGCTTTTGTGGTGGTACACACAGTGTGTTGTCATATCAATCCCCAAATATTCACCTGTTGCCTCTAGGGCCTGATTCACAGGTCGGTTCCATTATAGCTACTTATCTTAGCCGGAATGCCCCATCTTGGTATTATTTCTCTTGTTAATATTTTTGCCACCACCCCCGCATCTGCTTTCATTTTGGGGAATGCCTCCACCCATTTGGAAAACATGTCCACAACTACCAGgcaatattttttcaattttcTTAGGGTTAGCTAAAAGTTCAAATGGTTTCCCTGGTTGCGGGGTGTGTGCTGATGGGCATTTGCTGTCCCCTCTCAACATTATATTTGGCGCAAATTATGCAATTTTGGCAACATTTTTGGGCATAATTAGAAAACCATTTTGTGAACCATTACCTATTTATTTCTGCTAACATCCCTCCTTTTGACACGTGGTCTACTCCATGTGTCAATTTCACTTAGTGTGGAAATAAATATTATGGTAAGCATGGTTTATCATTTGACCCAAACCAGACACCCTCCGTATGCACACACTGGGCCCGTTTCCAAGCGGCCTTCTCTTCAGATGTAGCTCTGCCCTGTAAATCAATTAGGTCAGCTTGtggtgtgtgtatcagtgtgaggGAGTGAAATACATGAGTGGTTAGTGAATTACTGTCTCGCTTTTTTTTGCATGCTCTGGCATTCCCCTGTGAAATTGGGTCAGAGGcaatttgacaacttttacaggtgtatttaaattcagagttattaaaacattgataatgatctgtaaTCCTCATTAATTAATGATACTCTTGTTAAaatttaccatggatttactgtagtaatattgtattaaccatgactttAGTAGccacgactgtagtaaccatgtttttctctttctttttggcagtaaccaaggttttgatacaataaaccatggttttgctacagcattactgtagtatccatatgttTACTTGGTTTTAGTAATTGTAACCATATAATattatctatggttaattttgatgttttatatgtggcttatacttactaatttttaaagggtaaacaaagcagcctaataatttagATTAGTcccataaattaaaaatatatatatatgtaataacacATTTACTCATTTTAGCCAAATAAGTCGTAAAAATTAAATTCAGTAGagttatcggtattggtatcTATATTGGCaatattggcctaaaagtactttgTATTGGATCGAAAAGAAACTATCGCCCATTCCTACTCCGGTCAAGCCAGACGCGGTTCAGGATTTCACTGTCATGCCAGCTGCGATTAAAATCTGTGTGCGACTATTGCGATAATTAAGGTAATTTGTGAGACGCTCTTTCTGACTCCTGTTCTCTGGATAGGAAAGCGAAccttacaataataacaaaagaaaataatttatttactgtTTGTGAGTTGTTGGTgttcattaatatattttatttagcctatgtgaaaggtgTATGGTTTTGAAGACTTGAATAGGGCAGGTGTATACTTTATAAAAGCAGCTGACTGcattaacattagataatattataaattaaaggtgcaatatgtaaaaatatttccatgtaatattcacctttttttgccaatgtgtgaacggcttgtaacgcaacttaaagtagaaaaaaatgtatgtgctttttttggtAAGGGACATCCAACACGGTCTGAACCCTCAATAAGAAGCATATTTACTGTGTCATTTTAGAGCAAAAGGCGTCCAAAGTCACAAATGTGCAGACATAGTATCTTTCTGGTTATTTATTACACACTTGCAAGTAGACTCAAGGCATGCAGAGATCCAAGGTCTCCACAGGAAATGAGCAAATGAGCtctgttctgttctctgttttataAAGAGTTTTTCTTTGTAGTTTCAGCATCCCACCCACGCTAAGCTCCCCATTTGTTATCTGGCCTACGTGAGATGCGCCTgcttacacacacagacagaagaaCGCTTTGTACATTACAGTTTGTGAAACAAGTTGCCACATAtcttcagacacacacatatacaaagacAGTCAAGGAAATGTCAGTACATGAGTCGCATGAAGAAGTAATGGCTGCTTCCATTTTCCTTTTAACCCTTGATTAATAGTAAACATGATCTCATTTCCTGCAGTTCGTTCCTCTGAAGGCAGACATCTCTGCTGAAGTTCCTGTAATCCATTCTGCACCTGACCTTCTACCTCTGTTCAGGAGACAGTATGACAACAACATCTTCATAGGTTTGTTTCTAGTGATACTGCAAATGTTGTTTTTATCTATTACAAAGTAAAGTATCCAAGATAAAACCATCAGTTTTAAATATGTCCAAAAAGTTACATTAAAGGTGCGTAATGTTATTTCTTTGTCACCCCACAGGTGCCAAACTGGAAGATCCATGCTGTTATGGCCACACACAGTTTCACATGGTCCCTGATAGGTTCCGCAGGGACAAAATGAGCAAGAAAGTCCTCTCTGATCAAATCGAGGTGTCACTGAGAGCCAATGGAATTGCCAGTCTGTATGCACGTCATCTCAGAGTGAAAGACCGTAAGGCataattttctataaagctgctttgaaacgatgtgtgaaGAAAAGCAGGAGTTGTCCTGGCTCAAGTTAAGATGTACAATACATTTGATGATTTAGTCAGTTTACCGATATGCTCAAATTCATGCTTCTCTCTATTCTATAACCATAAACACTTTGTTTTGTAAAGGATTTTGGAGTGAAGAGGATGTGAGCAGGCCGTTTGTCTCTCAGGCTGTCGTCACAGATGGACGTCACTTCTCATTTTTCTGCTATCAGCTCAATACTCTGGCTTTAACCCCAAGGGCCAACAGCAAAAATGCCAGGAAGAACTTGTGCTGGGGCTCAGAAAGCATGAGGTTATATGAGAGAGTCACAGACGGAGATGTGGTGGGCTGGAATGATGCCGTTCTTAAGCtgctttttcagtttttattaaacAAGCCAAAAGTATAGTATATGTATATAGTATACAAAGTATAGAAATGTGTGCTGAGCTTGTTTGAGTATGTTTTTTATGTTCGTTCTGAGTGTCaataaacataatatatgcaGATGTGTATGGTTGACTTCCAAGTTAGCAGcatcaaacagaactgcaaagTACAGGTTCCCCAAATGCTCCAAGCCCCTTTCTGCTTTGGGCCCTATGCCATTATTTAGACAAACTAATCAAATCTCCACTAAAAAGCTAATTACAGTTTGTCCTGCACCAAACTCATGCTATTGAGCCTTTATTAGACTACTTGaacagattaaaggaatagttcacccaaaaatgaaaattctctcatcatttacttactctcgtgccatcctagatatgtatgactttcttcagcagaacacaaagattttaagaagaatatctcagctctgtaggtccgtacaatgcaagtgaatggtgatcagacctttgcagctccaaaaatcacaaaggaaacatggaagtaatccatacatacaacagtggttaaatccatataatcAAGAAGCAATATAAtcgatgtgggtgagaaaaagatcaacatttaaatacattttgtactctaaatctccactttaactttcactttcagatgtgaaagaaataatctttgtttgtgttctgcagatgttCAAATGTGCTCATTTTCTCTTCAATTGAAAGTGGAATTGgggtaaacatttaaaaattaaaagaaattgtaCACCGCTTTTTGAAACTAGATATTGTAGTTTTGATGTTTAGGTTTGGTTGTAACAATagaattacatttcaataaaactGAAAGGATTACTTATGTTTTACAGAACAACCAACAGATCACAATAAATTattcattaatatttaatgaggCCTTCAGACAAGGAGTCGTTTCATAATTAGTTGACCTTTATTGTTAAAGTTATGCCCAAAAACTTTCCATATTAGCAACACCATTCTGTTCTTTCCACTGCTGACTGGGGAAATGTCTGCTTCATATGCATTTTGTAAGTCAATCTGAACATTAACAACAACACAACATTGatgattatgaaaacatgcgtaatactttcattgtatgctcttatttacatgtaaatagATATTGCTTTGACGTATTTAGGTTTTCCAAAACAACTTATTGCTTTTACAAATAAAACCACAAGATTTGAAAGCAGAGTAGAAAAGGTTAAAATAGACACAGTCacacctttttttaaatattatttgaattaaatGTCCTTCAGTTTTCTCTGTCTTGCTGTGGTGCTTTCCACTCCATTACTCTCATCACGAGTGCTAGAAGTAGAACAGGAACGTGCAACATCATTGAGGCTTTCTAATCTTTTCCAAGTACTTGAATGGTGTTTGGTAAATTTGGATTGAACTTGAGATGTGTAACTATTTCAGATTTGACCAAATATACAGTACCAGTCAAAAATTTGGACACACTGAATGTATGTAATACCACTTCAAGGCACAAATTGTGCCTATGTATGAAAGTTCTtcacaaagtatttttttattattattattattttgatgagTTGGGCTGGAAACTGAACTCTGGCCTGTAACTACAGGAACTCCTATTCTAAAAAGTACAAAACAGTAACCGTAAAGAATGAGtgactataaataaaataaaggatgaatgtccaaacttttgacattTAGTATAAAATCATGTGCTAAATCATATGCATCTGAAAGCATACTTACAGTTTACTGGTTTGTTCAGAGTAGGCTTCATTCTCTGCAAATGGATAAATCATGACCATTTTCATTTGTAACAGCTCAATGTGAGATTTACTCCTGATATAATATCTTGTTGTGTACTATACCTGTCGACGCAGAGTTGTTATGTTGCCGCTTGTTACACCTTTCGCAAAGCAAAATCAGTGTAACCAGGATGATGACCTCAGCCACTATGGCCAGGAAGGGTTTGAGGGGCTCCATGTAAGATAAGACCTTCAGCTCCACATAAGACTCACTGGGTTTGATATCAAACTCAGCACTGCATATGTACTTCCCAGAATCTTCCTCAGTCAGATTCAGTACAGTCAGTTTGGTTTCAGTCATATTAGTAATGATATTGTAGTTCAGAGGGCTGGCAGTATCATTGATTAGCTCCTGTGAAGAAACAAAGTGTTTAATGAGATGAATAATtccttttttatattaaatatattgtggTGCTAAAGTGTTTGCATAGGCAATGTCATCACGTTCCAATGTGGCAACCACGATCAGTTCGACAAGACATGATCCTCATTCCTGATTCACCTTTCCAGTGTAATTTGTTTTGTACCAGTTCCATGATTTTGGTGAGGGATTGAGTATACACACAAGTACAACCGAATCTCCAATATAGCTCACTACCGGCTTGTCTCGTTTGTCTTTCATTGCAGGAACTTGCAGGGAAAAGCAAAAATATTAGGGTTACCTTTCAATCACATGTGTACATTTTATCACTTCTAACCCCTTTAAAAACAACACAACTGTGCATAAGAATGACCGAATATTTGACAagcatgtatacagtatattttatttgaacataccatctaaaataaatgttactttggcCTCATATTCTCTGAAGATGCATGAATAATTTCCAAGGTCTCTGGCTTGTATACTGAAACTATGAAGAAAGTTCAACAATGTAAAGCGCTGCTAAGTCATTTTTGTAATGATGATTGGTTGGTTTACAGTACAGTACAacattttttgtgttattttaatgttcagtACATACAGCATGGTGCAAAATCTAATAGAACATGAAAACGCTTCTAGTTTGtactttttataatttaatacaaaaaatgtattacaaataactGTATATTATCAACATAACAATATGTATAAAAAGATGAGAAATGTACATTAATTGCTTTATTTGGTGTGTCCCTCCTTTGCTTTTATGACAGCGTGCACTCAAACTGACATGAAattcacaagtttgtgcaaaacctgatgatcatgtaATCCAGCATGATTTCTAGGcgtttcaaagagcatcttgggTGCTTCAAATAAAGTGTTTATTTGTGACCAAAATTCAACCATTTGCTCAAAtggttatgctgataatatacaTTGTAATGAAAACATCTGTGGTGCATTAAAAGATTGCAAAATAGAATTGTCACTATAGATCGTTTGCACCCCACTGTTTTTCTATATTTGATGTAAATTACACATACATTTAATGTATATAAAAGATACACTTCACATACTTACTTCTTTTTCAGGACATACTGCTCATAGTTTCTATTTACAGTTTCTTCTGAGTTTTCAATTTCTTGTCCATCTTTTGTCCAATAGCCAGTAATGAAGAGGACGTTATTTGGTGTATCAGTTAGGTTACATAAAAGTTCTATATATTGGGGTTTCAGGATAGCGACCTCTTCAATAATAGCATGACTTTGACCTGTATGCCAAGAGATTGTTGCCTGATCAGAAAAACAAACCTTTTCATTGTTGTTATTTGGCTATATTGTATTTGTATCTCTGGTAATACAGCAATTCGGATTACTTTATCAACTTATATTTAAGTTGGTGACCACATTTTCACTCGTTTATCATGCTGCTGATGTCAAATGCATACTAATAAGATATGGCAGGGTAATACGTAGGCGTACCTTTTGACACAGCTCGCTGTACTGTAGTCACAGGTTTAAACTCTGGGGAGGGGTTTGTCACTGAAAAAAAGAAGCTAttttggttacactttatttgagtgtccttgttacagtgtaattacacaggTAAGTAATGTGTAATATAACGACATGTACTTACTATGGGTTtgtggctagggttagggtttggattagggttagttacatgtaattatgcataatttactgttattactaAAGTCAGTAcatgacactgtaaaataaagtgttatcgccatttttataaaatgtatgtcaTGCATAAAATTACTGTTAGCAACTATTAACATTCTGCTAACTTGCCATTCACATGAACATAGTTTAGCAGAGAAACCAGGCAACCATGGCAGATAAGAGTAAATCAGAAAATTGcattcatgtttaaaatgaagCCTTCTTTAACAGGACTATAATTATACAATcaaaatatataacattataattttCAGGTAAATTGCAATTACTTATGCATGCTGAGTGAcattatttgtcttgttttcttccATCAAGATTCATTTAAAAACTAGATACAttgttattgttttctttttaatttaggcatttttttttattaagctgAACTGTTTACACTACTGTTATACTGAACAAACAACCgatcacaaaaatatatttgaacatatgtaaatctttatttgtatttaatgaaGCCTTTCAAAAAGAAGTGCGTTTCATCATTAGTTGACCTTCATGTTCAACTGCTGACTAAAAAAGGTCAATGAGCATTGTCTGTTCTTTCAAAATGTACATAGTAATTGAATATTACAGTTACTTTCACATTCCTCAGAAACACTGAGAACAGTCAAGAAATTCCACTGGCAACAAGGTCATGATGTCAAAGCTGGACGATAACAAATAAATGTGCTGTGTGCAAATGTTGCACTGCACAATACTTGTGCATTTTAAACAAAGCAACCACCCAGGCACATACCTGTATTAATCCCATCACAGTAGAGAAGCAGCAAGATGAGATGCATAACATGAGCCATGGAGAACAGCACTGTTTCCTGCAGCTCTGCTGTATGCGGCTGGTGTGAAGCATCTCTTCCAGTGTATCTTTTCTACAAGCAGgtcccccacccccccacccaccccaccTCTTACTGCAGCCATGGTGACTTAGCAGAACTGGTGTACACTTGCAGCTTCCTGCTTTAAATTAATCATGAGCATCAGCATGTGTCCACAGCCCTGACTGATCAAATGCTGGCAATGCTTGAACTGCAATGTCCCTTTCTTTTGAGATAGAGCAGGCAATGGAACAACTGTTGGCACACCTCAAATTCACACCATAACAAAGGCATGCTCTGTATTCACAGAAGTGCTTGTAATCAAAAATGTGTTCTTTTGCCATGTTGAGAAATTATTCAATACTTGACTCCATAGGTgtagatttaggtagggatgaTGGAGACATGTCCCGTCCAACTTTCAGAAAATCAAAAATGTCCAGACCAACATTTGAGCAATTTTAACAATTATAAATACTTTAACTTTATAatattgtgacagggtggagggcgggccgggtcatgattatacacacccggtcacttatcaggctaattaagcctcccagagggataaaggccagagagagtgagagatcgtttacaggcagctgaccgtcgtgtgtttgtgtcttcttgttcaattttatattaaaacaattatttatattgtcttgccggttctcgcctcctctgctcttcaaatatgtttttatttttaattactaaggggaaatatctcattattaaatacatatttttctctgaaacacgttggccacaattattggcaccccaaGAAATTCTTacgagtaaaatatatctgaaatatattcccattcatattttacatgttttagtGCACATGGTTGACAAGGAACATTAAATTGTTCAACCacgacttcctgtttcacaggggtatatatatatatatttatgaggtaacacacaggccaaattaccttaatcatcaatcatagtgggttagactaaagaatatagttctgatttACGgtaaaaggttgttgagcttcaaaaAAAATGGGAAGTGGCTTTAAGAacatagccaaagcattgaaaaagcCCATTTTCACCATCAGGGTAATAATTAacatgttccaatcaactggagatcttaagaatcagcctggaaaaggatgtgtgtctatattgtctccacacacAGTGTGGAGGatgttcaagtggccaaagaatgtcccaggatcacagctggagaattggaTGAGTGGTCTCAGATCCGTTGCCAGGTGTTCTTCGACCTCATAGGCATTATGAGATAAGAATCAGAGCTGATATCTTGGCAAAGAGAGGTtgcaaaaaa includes the following:
- the LOC127641332 gene encoding 39S ribosomal protein S30, mitochondrial-like, whose protein sequence is MCGAPVLPALCGTRIGISGMGDFDPQVKFYWLRGERTIPRGHRSGRDRPMRFQIDDKPHSLIRIPQQLQEFVPLKADISAEVPVIHSAPDLLPLFRRQYDNNIFIGAKLEDPCCYGHTQFHMVPDRFRRDKMSKKVLSDQIEVSLRANGIASLYALYRYAQIHASLYSITINTLFCKGFWSEEDVSRPFVSQAVVTDGRHFSFFCYQLNTLALTPRANSKNARKNLCWGSESMRLYERVTDGDVVGWNDAVLKLLFQFLLNKPKV
- the emb gene encoding embigin, giving the protein MAHVMHLILLLLYCDGINTVTNPSPEFKPVTTVQRAVSKGQSHAIIEEVAILKPQYIELLCNLTDTPNNVLFITGYWTKDGQEIENSEETVNRNYEQYVLKKNFSIQARDLGNYSCIFREYEAKVTFILDVPAMKDKRDKPVVSYIGDSVVLVCILNPSPKSWNWYKTNYTGKELINDTASPLNYNIITNMTETKLTVLNLTEEDSGKYICSAEFDIKPSESYVELKVLSYMEPLKPFLAIVAEVIILVTLILLCERCNKRQHNNSASTENEAYSEQTSKLTRDESNGVESTTARQRKLKDI